DNA from Chitinophaga pendula:
GCGGGTGCGTTGTGCTTCGTAACCCAGGAAAGCGCTAACGCCATGGTCGACGCCGAATTTCCTATTAAAGCGGAGGATGTTGGTGCTTACCCAGTTGTTCCACAAGCTGGTACCGAAGGAGCCTCTACCGTTGACGGTGCGGCCATCGCCGAATTCGGGGGGATAGAAGTAGCTATTTTGTACATAGTTGAGGTCGAGACTCAGTTTGGTTTCGAAGCTCAGCCAGTCCATAATTTTATATTTAGCGCCTACGCTACCGAGGAGGCCGTAGATGGCGGCTTCGCGGGTAGTTGCTTCGTTAACTGCTACCGGGTTGAAGGTAGAGTTGTAGCTAAAGTCGTAGGAGCCATCCGGGTTATAAATGCGCAACCATGGTTGGAGGCGGTAGAGGGAACGTACCGGGTTGGCGAAGCCACCGGCGTCACCCACGGCATTTCCTTTTTGGTAATTGAGGCCCAGGTTGAGGTCGAAAGACAGGCGATCGTTGGCGGTGTTGGTGACATTTACTTTAGCGGTAGCGCGATTGTATCCTACGCCTTTGAGGGCGGCTTTAGAGTTATAGATACCACCGGAGGCGTAGAAGCGTGTTTTGTCGTTGCCACCGGAAGCGGAGAGGTTTACCTGCGAGAAGTTGCCAGAGCGGGTGAGTGCGTCGATCCAGTCGGTGTTGACGGTGGTATCGATCCCTGCGTTTTTAAGGACTACGTTATTGAAGGAATCTACTTTGCCCGGGTAGCGGTTGGTGAATCCTTCGCGGAGTAGTTCTACCATTTCGCTGGTGTTAAGGGGGCGATCTTTTTTAGGGATGGTGAGGAGGTTGACACCCTGTTGAGCGGATATGCTGAAGGATGTTTTGCCTGATTTCCCTTTTTTGGTGGTGATGAGTATTACTCCGTTGGCGGCGCGGGAGCCGTAGAGGGAGGCTGCGGAGGCATCTTTGAGGACGGTTACGGACTCGATGTCGGCGCCGTTGATACCTGCGAGGTTATTTACGTTATAGTCGGTGATGGAGCTGCTGACTACGGGTACGCCATCTATTACATATAGTGGTGTGCTACCGGCGGTGATGGATCCGACGCCTCTGATGCGGATGTTGGGAACGGAGCCTGGCTGGCCGGAGCCATTTACGGATTGTACGCCCGCGATGTTACCCTGGAGGCCTTCCTGGAAGCTGGCTCTGGGGGCTTTATCGAAGGCCTGGGGTTTCAATGTGGAGGCGGAACCGGTGAAGGACGCCTTTGTTTGTGTATTATAGGCTACTACCACGACTTCGCTGAGACCTTTGGCATCATCTTTCAAGGTAATGTTGAGGACTTTACGGTTCTCGACGGGTACACGTTGCTGGATAAAGCCGATGTGGGTGAATTCGAGTACGGCAGTAGAAGGTGCTTTTATTTCGTATTCGCCATTGGCATCGGTGGAGCTACCGCGGTTAATGTTGACGATGCGGATGGATACGCCGGGCAGTGGTTGCCCCAGTTCGTTGGTCACTTTACCTTTTACGGTGATCTCTGCTATGTTGGCATTTTCGGGAGCGATGGCCACGAGATTGCTGGAGAGCAGGCGGTATGTAAGGTCTGTTTTAGACAATACGGCGGCCATTACCTGGTCGAGGCTGGCGTTGGTTGCATGCAGGCTTACTTTGCGATTGGTGGGGATCATGTCGTTGCGGTAAACGAAGCGGAAGTCACTTTGTTTTTCGATCTCTTTGAGCAATTTGGTTAACTGCACATCGTTGAGATTGACAGTGATCAGGCGTTGTCCGTTGGCGTTACCCCATACCTGCATGCAGGATAACAGGACAATGAAGAAAGATAGTTTCATCAGCAAAAATGCTTTTCCGATTGTGTAAGGGGACAATGGAAGGACATTAAGTCTGTTTTTTTGCATACTTTTAGATTGTGATAGGTCAATAAATTCCAGGCAGGCATACATGACGAATGCGCCTACTGCCTGAGATGATCGTTACAAGGGGAAATGTTGCAGCATTTCCTCTTTTTGTTCCTTCTTAATTGTTGGCGATATTTTAAAATCCGGAATGTTTATTATTCATAAGCCACTTATTCAATCGTTCTATTATTGGTTGATAAATATTTCCTGTTCTTCTACCCTATAGTGGAAGGGTGTTGTGAATTGTAATGCGTTCAATATTTCCGTTATTGTTTCTTTTTCGAATTTGCCGGTGAACCGGTATTGCAACAGTTGTTTGTTTTCGAAGTGTATTTTGACTCCGAACCATCTTTCCAGTTTGGCAGCGATCTCGTTGAAGCCATCATTTTCGAATACGAGGTAGTTATCGCGCCAGGCGGTTTCGGCGACGAGGCTATCTACCGGGTTGACGGTGAGCGGTTCGACCTGGTATACTGGTATTGGTTTCTTTTGTCCCACTTCGGCTACTGTTGTTGCGGTCGTGTTAATATATTCTTTATTTGGTATAACGAGTTTTTGGCTTGGCATTAGTACAATGCGTTGTTGTTGTTCGCCTTTGATCAAAATTTCTACTGCGCCACTTACCAGGGATGTTTCGATGGTTTTATCTTCCGGGTAAGCTTTGATATTGAAGGAAGTGCCCAGTACTCTCACTTCGATGTTATTGGTATGTATGATAAAAGGTTGTGAAGGTTCTTTAGCTACATCAAAGAATGCTTCTCCTATTAAGGTGACTTCTCTATTTTTTTCTCCTTTCCAGGATTGTTTGTACGAGATGTGGCTTCCCCCGTTGAGCCATACGATGGTGCCATCTGGCAGGACGGCTTTAGTTTTTGATCCATTCAAGGTGGACAGTTGTCTTTCCTGCGCGATGGCGGGCGGTGTACTGTCGTGTTGACGAAACAGGTACGAGCTGCCGGCGGCGAGTAATGCGACTGCTGCTCCTATGATGAGCAGTGGTATTTTCCGGCGAGCCGGTGTTATTGCTGGCGGTATGGTGGTACCTGATTCTTTAAAGTCGTGGGGAAATAGTGTTTCCATCCGGTGCATGTGACGTGACAGCGCCTGGGTGGTATGGACGTCTATTTCCTTTTTTTTATGCTCTACGGGTTCTATGAGGGAGATCCTGTATCGCAATGCGGCATCCTGCTTTAGCAATTCTTCCAATTCCCGCAACTCATCCAGTGTGGCTTCTCCACCTATTTTCCGGCCTATTAGCCACCAGATTCTTTCTTGTTCCATGGAATTTACAGCTGCTTGTTATAGTTAGGACAATGTTTTTTGGATCTTCTACTACTATGTTTTAATTTTTTTTTTGCGGGTGATTTAGGGGGGATGGTTATAGGAATGCTATAGGTTAATTATACGAATGATACAGGAGAGGTGGACGTGATGCCAAGAGTGGCCATGGGAGTGCATTTGCCGGTAGGCACATTTACAACTTATTAATAGTCAACGTCATGCATTTCACAATATGTTTGGTTGCATGTGCCATATGGACATCGATAGTATTGACAGAGATATCGAGTATCTGGGCGACTTCTTTGTAGCGGAGGCCATCTTCGCGGATTAGTTTATAGATTAATTTGCGTTTTGGGGAGAGGCTGTTGACGGCGATTTGGAGTTTGCGCATCATTTCGCGGGAGATGAGGAGTTCTTCCGGGGAGATATCGGAGAGAGATACTTCGACGGTGAGGTCATCGAGGCTGAAATGTTTGGTTTTTTGTTCGCGGGCGAGATAGTTGAGGGCGGTGTTTTTGGTGGAGACGTAGAGGTATACTTTGATGTTAGCAATGTTGAGGAGGCGTTCGCGGTTTTTCCAGACGTTCACAAAAACGTCGGAGGCCACTTCTTCGGCAGACTCTTTGTTTCTAAGGATGGAATCTGCGAATTGGCTGAGTGGTTTGTAGAAGGTACGGAACAGCTCCTTATAGGCATTTTGGTCTGCCAAGGTAGCGATCCTTTCTATTAGTAATTGTGTATAGGCTGTGTCCCCCACTCTGCAGGTTTAGGTTCATAAACTGTTCGAGATAAAAATACTAGGTAAAAGTAAAATTTCCAAGCATCGTATTGCGGCGATGTTTAATAAACCATAAGATTATATATATTGGGGTCATGCGTACCATTCTTTTGTTATTAGTATCGAATACGTTTATGACGTTTGCCTGGTATGGGCATTTGAAGTATCAGGGGACGGCTTTATGGAAGGTGATCCTGATCAGTTGGGGGATTGCATTTTTTGAATACTGTTTTATGGTACCGGCGAACCGTTATGGGGCACAGGAGGGGTTTAGCGGGTTTCAGTTGAAGACGATACAGGAGGTGGTGACGCTGACGGTATTTGCGTTGTTTGCGATCTTTTATTTGAAGGAGCCATTACGTTGGAACTACCTGGTATCGTTTGCCTGTATATTGGCGGCGGTATATTTTATGTTCAAGAAATAGCGGAGGGGCTGTTGTTTTGGCAAATAAAAAGCCGGCAGTACGGGGGTACTAACCGGCCTTTTGTAGGTCCAACTTTTTCTATCATGCCTAGAGAAAAGCTATTTTATCTGCGGGTGCAGGGTATTTATTTTTCCAACCTTATTTCACCCAGGTCGGTGGCTTTGCCATCTTCTACCTTTACTTCCTGCAGGGTTGCATCTTTGTAGGGATCTTTACCATCAACGATGACGGTGTAGGTACCTGCTTTTGCATTCTGGAGGTTAAAGGCTCCATCTGTTACTACTGTTTTGAGGGTATCTGTACCCTGTATGGCCCATACTTCCTGGGCGCCTTCAGCCGGTGTTACTTTACCGCTGATGCTTCCACCTTCTGCACCTTTGAATGCGAAAGTTCCAAATGCCAATGCGGCTAGTGCCAGCATACCGATTCTCGTCTTTTTCATGGCGTTGACTTTTAGGTTTTTGTAATAAAGATTACGTATAATAATTGTTGTGACTTTTTAATGGTGCCTGTTAAGCAGGCATTTGTATTGTCCCTTTACTAACTATACATCAGGTTGGTGGGTTACCATTAGCCGGTAGGTGTAAAAAGTGCGGCTTTAACTTTTTTTTAAGAAAAAAGGGGATTCTTTGTGATATCTGTAAGTTTTTGTGGGTATAACACTAATGTGGCATCTTACTTGCTGCAAGATCGTGCTACGGTTGATAAATAATGGGCCTATTAATGATAATAATTTAAATTTGCCCAATTGTGATCTGCAAGCCCATAGCCCACTGGAAGTCAAAATAACGATCAGAACCTATTAAATAAAAGCCAAAGAAAGGATGTTGCCGCTTAGTAATACAGAAATTGTGCAGGGTATCCGTAACAGGGATCGGGAGATATATGGGATTGTGTTTAAGGAATATTCGCCGGCTATGTTCAGTATTGCCTTTCGGTATTTGAAGGACCAG
Protein-coding regions in this window:
- a CDS encoding TonB-dependent receptor, translating into MKLSFFIVLLSCMQVWGNANGQRLITVNLNDVQLTKLLKEIEKQSDFRFVYRNDMIPTNRKVSLHATNASLDQVMAAVLSKTDLTYRLLSSNLVAIAPENANIAEITVKGKVTNELGQPLPGVSIRIVNINRGSSTDANGEYEIKAPSTAVLEFTHIGFIQQRVPVENRKVLNITLKDDAKGLSEVVVVAYNTQTKASFTGSASTLKPQAFDKAPRASFQEGLQGNIAGVQSVNGSGQPGSVPNIRIRGVGSITAGSTPLYVIDGVPVVSSSITDYNVNNLAGINGADIESVTVLKDASAASLYGSRAANGVILITTKKGKSGKTSFSISAQQGVNLLTIPKKDRPLNTSEMVELLREGFTNRYPGKVDSFNNVVLKNAGIDTTVNTDWIDALTRSGNFSQVNLSASGGNDKTRFYASGGIYNSKAALKGVGYNRATAKVNVTNTANDRLSFDLNLGLNYQKGNAVGDAGGFANPVRSLYRLQPWLRIYNPDGSYDFSYNSTFNPVAVNEATTREAAIYGLLGSVGAKYKIMDWLSFETKLSLDLNYVQNSYFYPPEFGDGRTVNGRGSFGTSLWNNWVSTNILRFNRKFGVDHGVSAFLGYEAQRTRNNTSTTVASNFLPGKTTLANASKPEGTETTQTENALTGAFVNASYNFREKYYLSGSVRRDGSSRFGADRRFGTFWSLGLAWNVHMEPFMQSQQTFSELKLRTSYGTNGNQDIGNFASRGLYNSGSDYDGRPGYALSQFPNRYLTWEQNKPFNVGLDFGLWKNRITGTIEYYERVTSSLLLDVPVSSVNGVTTVARNAGSMKNSGWEITLSSRNIISDNDGGFNWNTDFNISTQKNRITQLDNDMTGTFLRTVGNDFYQYFMQGFAGVDPQTGEALWYKDGSKSGTTKNYGEAQRFTQGSALPKFFGGLTNSFGYKGFSLSFQVFFNWGNKVFDSWASFTESDGSSGFNATGKMSRYLYNNRWQKPGDITDVPRVFYLGRQTGLSNQNSSRFIYDGSYIRLRDVTFAYQLPKSWLQSAKIKDVKLYVRANNLFTYVKDKHLTMDPEVPVTGVFDQRPPVFKTLLAGIDINF
- a CDS encoding FecR family protein, which codes for MEQERIWWLIGRKIGGEATLDELRELEELLKQDAALRYRISLIEPVEHKKKEIDVHTTQALSRHMHRMETLFPHDFKESGTTIPPAITPARRKIPLLIIGAAVALLAAGSSYLFRQHDSTPPAIAQERQLSTLNGSKTKAVLPDGTIVWLNGGSHISYKQSWKGEKNREVTLIGEAFFDVAKEPSQPFIIHTNNIEVRVLGTSFNIKAYPEDKTIETSLVSGAVEILIKGEQQQRIVLMPSQKLVIPNKEYINTTATTVAEVGQKKPIPVYQVEPLTVNPVDSLVAETAWRDNYLVFENDGFNEIAAKLERWFGVKIHFENKQLLQYRFTGKFEKETITEILNALQFTTPFHYRVEEQEIFINQ
- a CDS encoding RNA polymerase sigma-70 factor gives rise to the protein MGDTAYTQLLIERIATLADQNAYKELFRTFYKPLSQFADSILRNKESAEEVASDVFVNVWKNRERLLNIANIKVYLYVSTKNTALNYLAREQKTKHFSLDDLTVEVSLSDISPEELLISREMMRKLQIAVNSLSPKRKLIYKLIREDGLRYKEVAQILDISVNTIDVHMAHATKHIVKCMTLTINKL
- a CDS encoding DMT family protein codes for the protein MRTILLLLVSNTFMTFAWYGHLKYQGTALWKVILISWGIAFFEYCFMVPANRYGAQEGFSGFQLKTIQEVVTLTVFALFAIFYLKEPLRWNYLVSFACILAAVYFMFKK
- a CDS encoding carboxypeptidase-like regulatory domain-containing protein — its product is MKKTRIGMLALAALAFGTFAFKGAEGGSISGKVTPAEGAQEVWAIQGTDTLKTVVTDGAFNLQNAKAGTYTVIVDGKDPYKDATLQEVKVEDGKATDLGEIRLEK